In one window of Mycobacteriales bacterium DNA:
- a CDS encoding ABC transporter substrate-binding protein produces the protein MALPPKRLRTVALVGAFSLALAACGGGGTTAGGVTGDVDCADYEKYGDLSGESITVYTGIVTPEDKPHIDSYKPFEQCTGASVRYEGDKSFEAQVLVRAQAGNPPDLAIIPQPGLLTQLVGTGKAVAAPDEVAANVDEFWGEDWKGYGTVDGTFYAAPLGASMKSLVWYSPAEFEEKGIEIPTTLDELKEVSDELAEGGRKPWCAGISSGEATGWPITDWHEDFMLRTSDAETYDKWVDHEIPFNGPESAAALDAAGEYLKNDKYVNGGLGDVRSIATTTFQDGGLPILEGNCSLHRQASFYASNWPEGTEVSEDGDVFAFYLPGKTADEKPVLGGGEFLLAFNDRPAVQAFQIYLSSDTWANNKAEASPNGGWVSANKGLDVDKLVSPIDRLAAETFQDEGAVFRFDGSDQMPGAIGSNEYWKQATNWITGQDTKTTVDAIERAWPKS, from the coding sequence ATGGCCCTCCCCCCGAAGAGGCTGAGGACGGTCGCGCTGGTCGGCGCCTTCAGCCTGGCGCTTGCGGCTTGTGGTGGCGGCGGCACCACCGCCGGCGGTGTCACCGGCGACGTGGACTGCGCCGACTACGAAAAGTACGGCGACCTGTCCGGCGAGAGCATCACCGTCTACACCGGCATCGTCACGCCGGAGGACAAGCCGCACATCGACAGCTACAAGCCCTTCGAGCAGTGCACCGGCGCCAGCGTCCGGTACGAAGGTGACAAGAGCTTCGAGGCGCAGGTTCTCGTGCGCGCGCAGGCCGGCAACCCGCCGGACCTCGCGATCATCCCGCAGCCGGGTCTGCTCACGCAGCTGGTCGGCACCGGCAAGGCGGTGGCCGCCCCGGACGAGGTCGCCGCCAACGTCGACGAGTTCTGGGGCGAGGACTGGAAGGGCTACGGCACCGTCGACGGCACCTTCTACGCCGCGCCGCTGGGTGCCAGCATGAAGAGCCTGGTCTGGTACTCGCCGGCCGAGTTCGAGGAGAAGGGCATCGAGATCCCCACGACGCTCGACGAGCTGAAGGAGGTCTCGGACGAGCTGGCCGAGGGTGGACGCAAGCCGTGGTGCGCCGGCATCAGCAGTGGCGAGGCCACCGGCTGGCCGATCACCGACTGGCACGAGGACTTCATGCTGCGCACCTCCGACGCAGAGACCTATGACAAGTGGGTCGACCACGAGATCCCCTTCAACGGACCGGAGTCGGCCGCCGCGCTCGACGCCGCCGGCGAGTACCTCAAGAACGACAAGTACGTCAACGGCGGTCTGGGCGATGTCCGCAGCATCGCGACGACCACGTTCCAGGACGGTGGCCTGCCGATCCTGGAGGGAAACTGCTCGCTGCACCGTCAGGCGAGCTTCTACGCGTCGAACTGGCCGGAGGGCACCGAGGTGTCGGAGGACGGCGACGTCTTCGCCTTCTACCTTCCGGGCAAGACGGCGGATGAGAAGCCGGTGCTCGGCGGTGGAGAGTTCCTGCTCGCCTTCAACGACCGTCCCGCGGTCCAGGCCTTCCAGATCTACCTGTCCTCCGACACCTGGGCCAACAACAAGGCCGAGGCGAGCCCGAACGGCGGCTGGGTCAGCGCCAACAAGGGGCTCGACGTCGACAAGCTGGTGAGCCCGATCGACCGACTCGCGGCCGAGACCTTCCAGGACGAGGGTGCGGTCTTCCGCTTCGACGGATCGGACCAGATGCCGGGGGCCATCGGCTCCAACGAGTACTGGAAGCAGGCGACGAACTGGATCACCGGTCAGGACACGAAGACGACGGTGGACGCGATCGAAAGGGCCTGGCCGAAGTCCTGA
- a CDS encoding acyl-CoA dehydrogenase family protein encodes MPPVVRSLPSEEAESLLGLTRDLVEGEVAPRAVDMEAREQFPRELFRTLGKAGLLGLPYPEEFGGGGQPYEVYLQVLEELSRGWLAVGLGASVHTLSCFPLAAYGTAEQQRRWLPDMLGGELLGAYCLSESGSGSDAAALQSRAVLDGDSYVVDGAKAWVTHGGEADFYNLMVRTGGPGPKGISCLLAPAATPGLSPQPPERKMGMRSSTTATILLEQARVPADRLLGAEGEGFRIAMSALEGGRLGISACAVGLAQAALDLAVDYAKERKQFGQRIGDFQGLSFLLADLATQIEAARALYLSAARLRDTGRPYAAQAAMSKLFASDTAMRVATDAVQILGGYGYVEDFPAERYLREAKILQIVEGTNQVQRLVIGRSLTA; translated from the coding sequence ATGCCGCCCGTCGTCCGTTCGCTGCCGTCCGAGGAGGCGGAGTCGCTGCTGGGGCTCACCCGTGACCTGGTCGAGGGGGAGGTCGCACCGCGCGCGGTCGACATGGAGGCGCGCGAGCAGTTTCCGCGCGAGCTGTTCCGCACCCTCGGCAAGGCCGGCCTGCTGGGCCTGCCGTATCCGGAGGAGTTCGGCGGGGGCGGGCAGCCGTACGAGGTCTATCTGCAGGTGCTCGAGGAACTCAGCCGCGGCTGGCTCGCGGTCGGGCTCGGGGCCAGTGTGCACACGCTGAGCTGTTTTCCCCTGGCGGCGTACGGCACGGCAGAGCAGCAGCGGCGGTGGCTGCCCGACATGCTCGGCGGTGAGCTGCTCGGCGCGTACTGCCTGTCGGAGTCCGGCAGCGGGTCGGACGCCGCCGCGCTGCAGAGCCGGGCGGTTCTGGACGGGGACAGCTACGTCGTGGACGGCGCGAAAGCCTGGGTGACCCATGGCGGCGAGGCGGACTTCTACAACCTCATGGTCCGCACCGGCGGCCCGGGCCCGAAGGGGATCTCGTGCCTGCTCGCTCCCGCGGCAACGCCCGGGCTCTCGCCGCAGCCGCCGGAACGCAAGATGGGGATGCGGTCCAGCACCACCGCGACGATCCTGCTCGAGCAGGCTCGCGTGCCGGCCGATCGGCTGCTCGGTGCCGAGGGTGAGGGCTTCCGCATCGCGATGAGCGCCCTCGAGGGCGGGCGGCTCGGGATCTCGGCGTGCGCCGTGGGGCTCGCCCAGGCGGCGCTCGACCTGGCGGTGGACTATGCAAAGGAGCGCAAGCAGTTCGGCCAGCGGATCGGCGACTTCCAGGGGCTGTCCTTCCTGCTCGCCGACCTGGCGACCCAGATCGAGGCGGCGCGGGCGCTGTACCTGTCGGCCGCCCGGCTGCGCGACACCGGCCGGCCGTACGCAGCCCAGGCGGCGATGAGCAAGCTGTTCGCCAGCGACACCGCCATGCGCGTCGCGACGGACGCCGTGCAGATCCTCGGCGGCTACGGCTACGTGGAGGATTTCCCGGCGGAGCGCTATCTGCGCGAGGCCAAGATCCTGCAGATCGTCGAGGGCACCAACCAGGTGCAGCGCCTGGTCATCGGCCGCTCACTGACGGCGTGA
- the dusB gene encoding tRNA dihydrouridine synthase DusB, with amino-acid sequence MGLVTTALQPGLRIGPLTVDLPVVLAPMAGVTNAAYRSLCRSYGAGLYVSEMVSARALLEVNETTNRRASFGPDETVRSIQLYATSPDVVGAAVRKLVQEDGVDHVDLNVGCPSPKVTRRGGGAALPAHPVLFGNLVRSAVRAAGDVPVTVKMRTGVDDAHLTYLEAGRRAQEEGAAAVALHARTAEQFYSGRADWEAIGELKAALGHVPVLGNGDIWAASDALRMMERTGCDGVVVGRGCLGKPWLFRDLADAFAGREVQGPPPIGDVVPVMKRHARMLVEARGDEGFAVRDFRRHTGWYMTGYPVGGSARKALAMASSLAELDDLLDALDPTAQLPPGSELLPRGHVQGPRHVVLPEHWLRDPLDPTPPDDAGAFHQGG; translated from the coding sequence GTGGGCCTCGTGACGACCGCCCTGCAGCCGGGGCTGCGGATCGGGCCGCTGACGGTCGACCTGCCGGTGGTGCTGGCCCCGATGGCCGGCGTCACGAACGCGGCGTACCGCTCGCTGTGCCGGTCGTACGGCGCCGGGCTGTACGTCAGCGAGATGGTCTCCGCGCGGGCGCTGCTCGAGGTCAACGAGACGACGAACCGGCGGGCGTCGTTCGGCCCGGACGAGACCGTGCGCAGCATCCAGCTCTACGCGACCAGCCCCGACGTCGTCGGCGCCGCAGTGCGCAAGCTGGTGCAGGAGGACGGCGTGGACCACGTCGACCTCAATGTCGGCTGCCCGTCGCCGAAGGTCACCCGCCGGGGCGGCGGAGCGGCCCTGCCGGCGCACCCGGTGCTGTTCGGCAACCTGGTGCGCTCCGCCGTGCGCGCCGCCGGCGACGTGCCGGTCACGGTGAAGATGCGCACCGGCGTGGACGACGCGCACCTGACCTACCTCGAGGCCGGGCGGCGCGCACAGGAGGAGGGCGCGGCGGCCGTGGCGCTGCACGCCCGCACCGCCGAGCAGTTCTACTCCGGCCGGGCGGACTGGGAGGCGATCGGCGAGCTTAAGGCGGCGCTCGGGCATGTGCCGGTGCTCGGCAACGGCGACATCTGGGCCGCGAGCGACGCGCTGCGGATGATGGAGCGCACCGGCTGCGACGGGGTGGTGGTCGGCCGCGGGTGCCTGGGCAAGCCGTGGCTGTTCCGCGACTTGGCGGATGCCTTCGCCGGACGCGAGGTGCAGGGTCCGCCGCCGATCGGGGACGTCGTGCCGGTCATGAAGAGGCACGCCCGGATGCTGGTCGAGGCCCGCGGCGACGAGGGCTTCGCCGTCCGCGACTTCCGACGGCACACCGGCTGGTACATGACCGGCTACCCCGTCGGCGGGTCGGCCCGCAAGGCGCTGGCGATGGCCTCCTCGCTCGCTGAGCTGGACGACCTGCTCGACGCCCTCGACCCGACCGCCCAGCTGCCGCCCGGCTCGGAGCTGCTGCCCCGCGGACACGTGCAGGGGCCGCGGCACGTCGTGCTGCCGGAGCACTGGCTGCGCGACCCGCTGGACCCGACCCCACCAGACGATGCCGGCGCCTTCCACCAGGGTGGTTAG
- the ugpC gene encoding sn-glycerol-3-phosphate ABC transporter ATP-binding protein UgpC translates to MATVTFDKTTRHYAGAETPAVDALDLEIGDGEFLVLVGPSGCGKSTSLRMLAGLEPVDRGAIRIGERDVTDVEPNHRDIAMVFQTYALYPHMTVAENMGFALKIAGKPKEEIRTRVEEAARILDLTDYLDRKPKALSGGQRQRVAMGRAIVRSPQVFCMDEPLSNLDAKLRVATRTQIASLQRRLGTTTVYVTHDQVEAMTMGDRVAVLDAGVLQQVDTPRHMYDNPANLFVAGFIGSPAMNLLDVTMNGGGPRLGGYEFRAPREALAGVTTGTVTVGVRPENLEICGNDTGVEAEVILVEELGSDAFVHASVQQEGKELLLVARVDPRSPPSKGERIRLAPTSDIHLFDTVTGTRLTG, encoded by the coding sequence ATGGCCACGGTGACCTTCGACAAGACGACGCGGCATTACGCCGGTGCGGAGACCCCCGCGGTCGATGCCCTTGACCTCGAGATCGGCGACGGCGAGTTCCTCGTGCTCGTCGGTCCCTCGGGCTGCGGCAAGTCCACGTCCCTCCGGATGCTGGCAGGCCTCGAGCCGGTGGACCGCGGCGCCATCCGGATCGGCGAGCGCGACGTGACGGACGTCGAGCCGAACCACCGCGACATCGCGATGGTCTTCCAGACCTACGCCCTGTACCCGCACATGACGGTGGCCGAGAACATGGGCTTCGCGCTGAAGATCGCCGGGAAGCCGAAGGAGGAGATCCGCACCCGCGTGGAGGAGGCGGCCCGGATCCTCGACCTGACCGACTACCTCGACCGCAAGCCCAAGGCCCTCTCCGGTGGTCAGCGTCAGCGGGTCGCCATGGGTCGGGCCATCGTCCGCAGCCCCCAGGTCTTCTGCATGGACGAGCCCTTGTCCAACCTCGACGCCAAGCTCCGCGTCGCCACCCGCACGCAGATCGCCTCGCTGCAGCGCCGGCTGGGTACGACCACCGTCTACGTCACGCACGACCAGGTCGAAGCGATGACCATGGGCGATCGGGTCGCGGTCCTCGACGCGGGCGTCCTGCAGCAGGTCGACACCCCGCGGCACATGTACGACAACCCCGCGAACCTGTTCGTCGCCGGCTTCATCGGCTCCCCGGCGATGAACCTGCTGGACGTCACGATGAACGGTGGGGGGCCCCGGCTGGGTGGCTATGAGTTCCGCGCGCCGCGCGAGGCGCTGGCCGGGGTCACGACGGGCACGGTCACCGTGGGCGTGCGCCCGGAGAACCTCGAGATCTGCGGCAACGACACCGGTGTCGAGGCCGAGGTCATCCTGGTCGAGGAGCTCGGTTCGGACGCTTTCGTCCACGCGAGCGTGCAGCAGGAGGGCAAGGAACTTCTCCTGGTCGCCCGCGTCGACCCGCGGAGCCCGCCGAGCAAGGGCGAGCGCATCCGGCTGGCGCCGACCTCCGACATCCACCTGTTCGACACGGTCACCGGCACGCGGCTGACCGGGTGA
- a CDS encoding 5'-3' exonuclease — translation MPGQLTLLDTPSLWYRAFHGVPESVTAPDGSPVNAVRGTIDLIARIVRDTRPARLVACLDLDWRPAFRVAAVASYKAHRLADNGAEAEPASLSGQVGVLLEVLDAIGIATAGVEGYEADDVLGTLSAREAGAVDVVTGDRDMFQLVRDEGPVRVLYTVDKLAPYTPGTVAAKYGISGTAYAEYAVLRGDPSDGLPGVKGVGDKTAAALVSRFGTVEGILAALDTGEQDGFPAGARAKLEAARAYLAVAPAVTRAVRDLPVPELSDVLPRGPRDPARLVALSDRWGLDSPLDRLLRALETAADRPGG, via the coding sequence GTGCCTGGACAGCTGACCCTGCTCGATACCCCCTCGCTCTGGTACCGCGCCTTCCACGGCGTGCCGGAGTCGGTCACCGCACCGGACGGCTCGCCGGTCAACGCCGTGCGCGGGACGATCGACCTGATCGCGCGGATCGTCCGGGACACCCGGCCGGCCCGGCTGGTCGCATGCCTGGACCTCGACTGGCGCCCCGCGTTCCGGGTCGCCGCTGTCGCCTCCTACAAGGCGCACCGGCTCGCGGACAACGGCGCGGAGGCGGAGCCGGCGAGCCTGAGCGGCCAGGTCGGCGTACTGCTGGAGGTGTTGGACGCGATCGGCATCGCGACGGCCGGCGTCGAGGGGTACGAAGCCGACGACGTGCTCGGGACGCTGTCGGCGCGGGAGGCCGGGGCGGTGGACGTCGTGACCGGTGACCGAGACATGTTCCAGCTGGTCCGCGACGAGGGTCCCGTCCGCGTGCTGTACACGGTGGACAAGCTCGCGCCGTACACCCCGGGAACGGTCGCGGCCAAGTACGGCATTTCTGGAACGGCCTATGCGGAGTACGCCGTGCTGCGCGGCGATCCGTCGGACGGGCTGCCCGGCGTCAAGGGTGTCGGCGACAAGACCGCTGCGGCGCTGGTCAGCCGGTTCGGGACGGTGGAGGGCATCCTGGCCGCGCTGGACACCGGAGAGCAGGACGGCTTCCCGGCCGGCGCACGGGCCAAGCTCGAGGCCGCGCGGGCCTACCTCGCGGTGGCGCCCGCGGTGACCCGTGCCGTGCGCGACCTGCCGGTGCCGGAGCTGTCCGACGTACTCCCCCGCGGGCCGCGGGACCCCGCTCGGCTGGTGGCGCTGTCGGACCGCTGGGGTCTGGACAGCCCGCTGGACCGGCTGCTGAGGGCCTTGGAGACCGCGGCTGACCGCCCTGGTGGCTGA
- a CDS encoding helix-turn-helix transcriptional regulator: protein MEAAEMLRAVRRRQRWSQRELAARTGVHSRTVAAVEAGRRLPTLAVLMAVLESAGLELAVDLPPPAPTAELLVFLRRSLTHRLVQAVGDQPGSCQHGPLWEQLRALARHGDVVLHGPAALALWTPREQPLSQIEVCFPGRSIGDVPSTPLLHVLPSCAVHSGAPVAVSLESWEVGVDPPAELALQPAFAAERPLLRCVARVLHEEAAVDRAGRRVAAHKDPAHAAEEAYVFHTKRFGQRPMPDRGDRRGWRLRDDASLAAWLLRYGYPA, encoded by the coding sequence GTGGAGGCAGCCGAGATGCTGAGGGCGGTGCGCCGGCGGCAGCGTTGGAGTCAGCGCGAGCTCGCCGCGCGCACCGGCGTCCACTCCCGCACCGTCGCTGCGGTGGAGGCCGGACGGCGCTTGCCGACCCTGGCCGTGCTGATGGCAGTGCTGGAGTCGGCGGGTCTGGAGCTGGCAGTCGATCTGCCGCCACCGGCTCCGACGGCGGAGCTGCTGGTCTTCCTCCGCCGAAGCCTCACACACCGGCTGGTCCAGGCGGTGGGTGACCAGCCCGGCTCCTGTCAGCACGGACCACTGTGGGAGCAGCTGCGTGCGCTGGCCCGTCACGGTGACGTCGTCCTGCACGGGCCCGCTGCACTCGCCCTGTGGACGCCGAGGGAGCAGCCGCTGAGCCAGATCGAGGTGTGCTTCCCGGGTCGATCGATCGGGGACGTTCCGAGCACGCCCCTGCTGCACGTACTGCCGTCGTGTGCGGTTCACTCGGGTGCGCCCGTGGCCGTCAGCCTCGAGTCCTGGGAGGTCGGGGTCGATCCGCCGGCGGAGCTGGCCCTGCAGCCGGCCTTCGCTGCCGAGCGTCCGCTGCTGCGATGTGTCGCGCGGGTCCTGCACGAGGAGGCGGCGGTGGATCGGGCGGGTCGGCGGGTGGCCGCCCACAAGGATCCCGCCCATGCCGCCGAAGAGGCCTACGTCTTTCACACCAAGCGGTTCGGCCAGCGCCCGATGCCGGACCGGGGTGACCGTCGCGGCTGGCGGCTGCGGGACGACGCGAGCCTTGCCGCCTGGCTCCTCCGGTACGGGTACCCGGCCTGA
- a CDS encoding sugar ABC transporter permease, giving the protein MSATDKFLRMGLAVAMFLAVVGVILFVASRFRGRSAERWVALTFLLPTGLLVAIGLIYPGLRTIYQSFLDAGGNSFVGLANYATIFTDSGQLTVLRNTVLWVVLTPFVATAIGLLYAILIDKARMEALAKALIFLPMAISFVGASIIWKFVYEFRPDQPGVNQIGLLNQILVSLGGSPRQWLLDEPWNTLFLIVVMIWIQAGFAMTVLSAAIKAVPEDIVEAARLDGVKRLGMFRYVTLPTIAPAVIVVLTTIGIATLKVFDIVRTMTGGQFNTSVVANEFYSQSFRSANQGLGAALATLLFLLVIPIVAYNVRQLRSTEAR; this is encoded by the coding sequence ATGAGCGCGACCGACAAGTTCCTGCGCATGGGCCTGGCCGTCGCGATGTTTCTCGCGGTGGTCGGCGTGATCCTTTTCGTGGCCAGCCGGTTCAGGGGCCGCTCCGCCGAGCGCTGGGTGGCGCTGACGTTCCTGCTGCCGACTGGGCTCCTGGTGGCGATCGGTCTGATCTATCCCGGACTGCGGACGATCTACCAGTCCTTCCTCGACGCCGGGGGCAACTCCTTCGTGGGGCTGGCCAACTACGCGACGATCTTCACCGACAGCGGCCAGCTGACCGTGCTGCGCAACACGGTGTTGTGGGTGGTGCTGACGCCCTTCGTCGCCACCGCGATCGGCCTGCTCTACGCCATCCTGATCGACAAGGCCCGGATGGAGGCCCTCGCCAAGGCGCTCATCTTCCTGCCGATGGCGATCTCCTTCGTCGGCGCGTCGATCATCTGGAAGTTCGTCTACGAGTTCCGCCCGGACCAGCCGGGAGTGAATCAGATCGGCCTGCTCAACCAGATCCTGGTCTCACTCGGCGGCAGCCCCAGACAGTGGCTGCTGGACGAACCGTGGAACACCCTGTTCCTCATCGTCGTGATGATCTGGATCCAGGCCGGATTCGCCATGACCGTGCTCTCCGCGGCCATCAAGGCGGTCCCGGAGGACATCGTCGAGGCGGCCCGGCTCGACGGGGTGAAGCGGCTCGGGATGTTCCGCTACGTCACGCTGCCGACCATCGCCCCCGCGGTGATCGTCGTGCTCACCACGATCGGCATCGCGACGCTGAAGGTCTTCGACATCGTCCGCACCATGACCGGCGGCCAGTTCAACACCAGCGTGGTGGCGAACGAGTTCTACAGCCAGAGCTTCCGCAGCGCGAACCAGGGGCTCGGCGCGGCGCTGGCCACACTGCTGTTCCTGCTCGTCATCCCGATCGTCGCGTACAACGTCCGCCAGCTGCGGTCCACGGAGGCCCGATGA